One part of the Marinilabiliales bacterium genome encodes these proteins:
- the yidD gene encoding membrane protein insertion efficiency factor YidD, translated as MRIVRLFFTYLLIVLVRFYQYVISPLTMASCRYTPTCSAYAVEALKKHGPLKGGWLALKRIGSCNPWGGQGHDPVP; from the coding sequence ATGAGAATTGTTAGGCTCTTTTTTACGTATCTGCTGATTGTTCTGGTCAGGTTCTACCAGTACGTCATATCCCCCCTTACAATGGCTTCATGCAGGTATACGCCAACATGTTCGGCATATGCGGTAGAGGCCCTTAAGAAACACGGGCCGCTGAAGGGAGGGTGGCTTGCCCTGAAGAGAATTGGCAGTTGCAATCCCTGGGGCGGTCAAGGGCATGATCCGGTTCCCTGA